TTAAAAATGCTATTGCTGTCAGACGGTGTAAATGATATGCAATTGTATCCATTCTGAATATACTTGTGCTGTTACGTAATCAGTATCACTCTGCATAGATGTCATCCTCATAAGCCACTTCTGAGAGTTATCAATAATTGAACACCTCGTATCTGCAGAATAGTGAAGCTGCGAACATCTTGCCGAGCACCAGCACAGCAGAGAACAATACCCAACATTCAGATAACAGGTTCCATGTATGAGTGCGAATGAGTTTCAATGTCATTTCAACATATTTGGCCATAACCAAAAGCGGAAGCAATTGACACGAAAAATCACGTTACAGCATCACGTCACACGACGTGACGCTTCGCAACGTGACGGTGGCTGCGATCAGTAGCACTGTCGCTTGACGAGAAGAATAAACACAAGGCGGTTATGTCTTTAAAACACGTGTATTCTAGCAACACAACACGTCCAACCACTTATGCGAGCTCTTTAGCCCGCATGTAAGCGTTCCACTGTTCGGGGATCTTCCTGAAGGTGTTTATCTTCTGCCTAATCTGGGCAGGCGTGTCCTGGAAGTGATTCTTCCGGTCTCTGGCCATGGCAGCGTAGTCCTCGCCGTACTTCTCTAACATGTAAACGCAGAACTTGACGTCGTCTCCCGACATGCGCAGCGTGCTGGGCCTAGGCTCAGAAGCCGCGGCTTCAAGTTGTGCCACGACGTGTTCTTTAGGAGCGCGTGTTTTTCGCTTGCCTTTAGTCGCCGGCTGAGCATCGACCTCCATGGGGATTGCCTTGTTTGCGTCCGCTGCGATGCCCATGTCACGCAGGTTGTCAAAAATACCTTTGTTTTCTTCCCAGGCTTGCTTTATAAGCGTGCTCTTGATCTTAACTTGGCGTTTCAGCTTCTTCTTCAGCTTCTTCTTGTGGTTGGCGCTGTACGTCTGGCGGTGTCGCCTCTTGGTCTTCTTGGCATTTCCCATGATTTGATAGCACTCGAAAAACGG
This Dermacentor silvarum isolate Dsil-2018 chromosome 6, BIME_Dsil_1.4, whole genome shotgun sequence DNA region includes the following protein-coding sequences:
- the LOC119456357 gene encoding nucleolar protein 16; this translates as MGNAKKTKRRHRQTYSANHKKKLKKKLKRQVKIKSTLIKQAWEENKGIFDNLRDMGIAADANKAIPMEVDAQPATKGKRKTRAPKEHVVAQLEAAASEPRPSTLRMSGDDVKFCVYMLEKYGEDYAAMARDRKNHFQDTPAQIRQKINTFRKIPEQWNAYMRAKELA